One Candidatus Neomarinimicrobiota bacterium genomic window, AAAGAAAAACAAAAAATGAAATACCTTTATGGTGTTCTTGAAAAACAATTTCGTACCTATTTCAAGAAAGCCAATTTGAAAAAAGGTATTACTGGTCACAATCTGGTAGTCATGCTGGAAAGTCGCCTGGACAATACAGTGTATCGCCTAGGCTTTGCCAGAACTCGTCGGCAAGCTCGTCAGCTTGTAAATCATGGTCATTTTCTTGTGAACAATAAAAAGGTCAATATTCCCAGTTTTCAGATGAAACCCGGTGATATGATCAAAGTTCGTGAAAAAAGCAAAAAGCTAGAGTTTATCCATGATGCAATGCGTCGGGTTCAGGGTGAAGGTAGTTTTCCCTGGCTGAAACTGGACAAGGCTAACATGGAAGGTATCTATGTTGAAGCCCCTGCTCGTGACCAGATTCATGATGAATACAATGAACAGCTCGTTGTAGAGTTGTACTCCAAGTAAAAGTGGAGAAAGGATAATATGCCTAACTTTCACATACCTACATCATTTAAGATCAAAGATGGTGGTAGTGCTGATCAACAGAATTTCG contains:
- the rpsD gene encoding 30S ribosomal protein S4, with the protein product MARFNGPRGKICRRLGFQAFESPKFASPTKNYPPGQHGPSYRRRPSEYGLQLKEKQKMKYLYGVLEKQFRTYFKKANLKKGITGHNLVVMLESRLDNTVYRLGFARTRRQARQLVNHGHFLVNNKKVNIPSFQMKPGDMIKVREKSKKLEFIHDAMRRVQGEGSFPWLKLDKANMEGIYVEAPARDQIHDEYNEQLVVELYSK